A window of the Bombus huntii isolate Logan2020A chromosome 8, iyBomHunt1.1, whole genome shotgun sequence genome harbors these coding sequences:
- the LOC126869074 gene encoding programmed cell death protein 6 isoform X1 → MAFVSPMPSREFLWDVFQRVDKDRSGAITAEELQQALSNGTWTPFNPETVRLMIGMFDIDKTDPDSSGMFDKNQKGTVSFEEFGALWKYVTDWENCFRSFDRDNSGNIDRNELKTALTNFGYRLSDQIIDTLIRKYDRAGRGTIYFDDFIQCCIVLYTLTSAFRQLDTDLDGVITIHYEQFLGMVFNLKI, encoded by the exons ATGGCTTTTGTATCACCTATGCCTAGTCGAGAATTTCTCTGGGATGTTTTTCAAAG AGTTGATAAGGACAGATCTGGTGCAATTACTGCAGAGGAATTACAGCAGGCTCTTTCTAATGGGACTTGGACACCATTTAATCCAGAAACAGTTCGTTTAATGATTG GTATGTTTGACATTGACAAAACTGATCCTGATTCTTCAGGTATGTTTGATAAAAATCAAAAGGGAACAGTTAGTTTTGAAGAATTTGGAGCTCTGTGGAAATATGTAACAGACTGGGAAAATTGCTTTAGATCATTTGACCGGGACAACAGTGGAAATATTGAtagaaatgaattaaaaacaGCTCTCACAAATTTTGGATACAGATTATCAGATCAAATTATAGACACTCTTATACGCAAATATGATAGAGCTGGTCGTGGCACTATATATTTTGATGATTTCATTCAGTGCTGTATAGTCTTATAT acaTTAACTTCTGCCTTCAGACAGTTGGATACAGATTTGGATGGTGTCATTACGATTCACTATGAGCAGTTCCTAGGCATGGTATTCAAccttaaaatataa
- the LOC126869066 gene encoding dolichyl-phosphate beta-glucosyltransferase isoform X1 produces MIPLGHLLLYAILFAVICIIVFSIILFIITKPYPEIWQDEKEKYFFNPKTKKTEAFPSLYEKWSVHLSVIVPAYNEEQRLPVMLDECLEYLENRSKNGCTYEVIIVSDGSSDKTVDIAHQYALKYDNIRVLNLVKNRGKGGAVRLGILSARGSVILFADADGATKFTDLKKLDDSLKNILGFDYIDKPNEISSSHAIVCGSRAHLEKEETAKRTFFRLLLMHGFHFLVWFWGVRGIRDTQCGFKLITRESARVVFQALHVERWAFDVEMLYIARILNIPIIEIPVNWTEIEGSKIVPFWSWLQMGKDLFFIWYKYRIGAWKIKRSKQT; encoded by the exons atgatACCGTTAGGGCATTTACTTCTTTATGCTATTTTATTTGCAGTAATATGTATAATTGTG ttttctataatattatttataataacgAAACCATATCCAGAAATATGGCAAGATGAGAAGGAAAAGTACTTTTTCAATccaaaaacgaaaaaaacaGAAGCTTTTCCGTCTTTATATGAAAAATGGAGCGTACATTTAAGTGTTATAGTACCAGCTTATAATGAAGAGCAAAGAT tgcCAGTAATGTTAGATGAGTGTTTGGAATATTTGGAAAACCGTTCAAAAAATGGGTGTACTTATGAAGTGATTATAGTTAGCGATGGAAGTTCAGATAAAACTGTGGATATTGCTCATCAGTATGCATTAAAATATGATAACATTAGAGTATTAAATCTTGTTAAAAACAGAGGGAAAGGTGGGGCAGTAAGACTG gGTATATTAAGTGCAAGAGGGAGCGTAATATTATTTGCAGATGCTGATGGTGCTACTAAGTTTAcagatttaaaaaagttagatgatagtttgaaaaatatattaggaT TTGATTATATAGATAAGCCAAATGAAATCAGTTCTTCTCATGCAATAGTATGTGGATCTAGAGCTCAtttagagaaagaagaaactgcTAAAAGAACCTTTTTTCGATTGTTACTAATGCATGGATTCCATTTCCTAGTGTGGTTTTGGGGAGTCAGAGGTATTAGGGATACACAGTGTGGTTTTAAACTTATAACACGTGAATCTGCAAGAGTTGTATTTCAAGCTCTACATGTTGAACGTTGGGCATTTGATGTAGAAATGTTATATATTGCAAGAATTCTAAACATTCCTATTATTGAGATTCCTGTGAATTGGACAGAAATTGAAGGATCCAAAATAGTCCCTTTCTGGAGTTGGTTACAAATGGgtaaagatttatttttcatttggtATAAGTATAGAATTGGGgcatggaaaataaaaagatctaaaCAAACGTAA
- the LOC126869064 gene encoding adenosine deaminase-like protein isoform X2 produces MNLVNFCRALPKLELHAHLNGSLSVDTLKKLYKMQNPNSEDSDKIFTSIKDFSSLGECFKVFDIAHSLVVTPEAVFHSTYDTIKEFKDDNVIYLELRSTPRVIQGKMTKEECVEAIIKAFEVCKIDFPGILLKLLISINRKQGYKAAQENIELAIDFIKKYPQYIVGLDLSGDPMTGNTFLELLEKARMAGLKIAIHCAEISNETETIDILEFKPDRLGHCTCIHPTLQGSNKIFNLLLKSKIPVELCLTSNVQCKTVPTYESHQFKYLFEAGHPICLGIDSWVFSVL; encoded by the exons atgaaTTTAGTAAATTTCTGCCGAGCTCTTCCAAAATTG GAACTTCATGCTCATTTAAATGGATCCCTAAGCGTGGATACTTTGaagaaattgtataaaatgcAAAATCCTAATTCAGAAGACTCTGACAAAATATTTACGAGTATAAAAGATTTTTCATCATTAGGCGA GTGTTTCAAAGTATTTGACATAGCACATTCATTAGTAGTAACACCAGAAGCAGTTTTTCATTCTACCTACGATACAATTAAAGAATTCAAAGAtgataacgtaatatatttgGAGCTTAGAAGCACACCACGTGTTATTCAAGGAAAAATGACAAAAGAAGAATGTGTAGAAGCAATTATAAAAGCATTTGA GGTGTGCAAGATTGATTTTCCAGGCATATTATTGAAGTTATTAATATCTATTAATCGTAAACAAGGATACAAAGCAGCACAAGAAAACATAGAATTAGCAATagattttattaagaaatatcCCCAATATATTGTTGGACTTGATCTCAGTGGAGATCCAATGACAGGAAATACATTTTTAGAATTATTGGAAAAAGCTAGAATGGCTGGACTTAAAATTGCAATCCATTGTGCAGAG ATTTCAAATGAAACTGAAACAATAGATATCCTTGAATTTAAACCAGACAGATTGGGACATTGCACTTGCATTCATCCCACACTACAAGGatcaaacaaaatatttaatttgcttCTTAAGTCAAAAATTCCTGTAG AATTGTGTTTAACTTCGAATGTTCAATGTAAAACAGTACCTACTTATGAATCTCatcaatttaaatatttgtttgaaGCTGGACATCCTATTTGTCTTGGT atcGATTCGTGGGTGTTCAGTGTTTTATAG
- the LOC126869064 gene encoding adenosine deaminase-like protein isoform X1 has product MNLVNFCRALPKLELHAHLNGSLSVDTLKKLYKMQNPNSEDSDKIFTSIKDFSSLGECFKVFDIAHSLVVTPEAVFHSTYDTIKEFKDDNVIYLELRSTPRVIQGKMTKEECVEAIIKAFEVCKIDFPGILLKLLISINRKQGYKAAQENIELAIDFIKKYPQYIVGLDLSGDPMTGNTFLELLEKARMAGLKIAIHCAEISNETETIDILEFKPDRLGHCTCIHPTLQGSNKIFNLLLKSKIPVELCLTSNVQCKTVPTYESHQFKYLFEAGHPICLGTDDKGVFHTSLSHEYEIASSTFGLEREQLIKLCLSSVQYAFATLEEKQAILCKIEKFAKEYNVTY; this is encoded by the exons atgaaTTTAGTAAATTTCTGCCGAGCTCTTCCAAAATTG GAACTTCATGCTCATTTAAATGGATCCCTAAGCGTGGATACTTTGaagaaattgtataaaatgcAAAATCCTAATTCAGAAGACTCTGACAAAATATTTACGAGTATAAAAGATTTTTCATCATTAGGCGA GTGTTTCAAAGTATTTGACATAGCACATTCATTAGTAGTAACACCAGAAGCAGTTTTTCATTCTACCTACGATACAATTAAAGAATTCAAAGAtgataacgtaatatatttgGAGCTTAGAAGCACACCACGTGTTATTCAAGGAAAAATGACAAAAGAAGAATGTGTAGAAGCAATTATAAAAGCATTTGA GGTGTGCAAGATTGATTTTCCAGGCATATTATTGAAGTTATTAATATCTATTAATCGTAAACAAGGATACAAAGCAGCACAAGAAAACATAGAATTAGCAATagattttattaagaaatatcCCCAATATATTGTTGGACTTGATCTCAGTGGAGATCCAATGACAGGAAATACATTTTTAGAATTATTGGAAAAAGCTAGAATGGCTGGACTTAAAATTGCAATCCATTGTGCAGAG ATTTCAAATGAAACTGAAACAATAGATATCCTTGAATTTAAACCAGACAGATTGGGACATTGCACTTGCATTCATCCCACACTACAAGGatcaaacaaaatatttaatttgcttCTTAAGTCAAAAATTCCTGTAG AATTGTGTTTAACTTCGAATGTTCAATGTAAAACAGTACCTACTTATGAATCTCatcaatttaaatatttgtttgaaGCTGGACATCCTATTTGTCTTGGT aCCGACGACAAAGGTGTTTTTCATACATCTTTGTCTCACGAATACGAAATAGCTAGTTCAACGTTTGGTTTAGAACGAGAACAACTCATAAAACTTTGTCTATCATCTGTACAATATGCTTTTGCGACATTAGAAGAGAAACAAGCAATATTGTGTAAGATCGAAAAATTTGCTAAAgaatataacgttacatattGA
- the LOC126869074 gene encoding programmed cell death protein 6 isoform X2 produces the protein MAFVSPMPSREFLWDVFQRVDKDRSGAITAEELQQALSNGTWTPFNPETVRLMIGMFDKNQKGTVSFEEFGALWKYVTDWENCFRSFDRDNSGNIDRNELKTALTNFGYRLSDQIIDTLIRKYDRAGRGTIYFDDFIQCCIVLYTLTSAFRQLDTDLDGVITIHYEQFLGMVFNLKI, from the exons ATGGCTTTTGTATCACCTATGCCTAGTCGAGAATTTCTCTGGGATGTTTTTCAAAG AGTTGATAAGGACAGATCTGGTGCAATTACTGCAGAGGAATTACAGCAGGCTCTTTCTAATGGGACTTGGACACCATTTAATCCAGAAACAGTTCGTTTAATGATTG GTATGTTTGATAAAAATCAAAAGGGAACAGTTAGTTTTGAAGAATTTGGAGCTCTGTGGAAATATGTAACAGACTGGGAAAATTGCTTTAGATCATTTGACCGGGACAACAGTGGAAATATTGAtagaaatgaattaaaaacaGCTCTCACAAATTTTGGATACAGATTATCAGATCAAATTATAGACACTCTTATACGCAAATATGATAGAGCTGGTCGTGGCACTATATATTTTGATGATTTCATTCAGTGCTGTATAGTCTTATAT acaTTAACTTCTGCCTTCAGACAGTTGGATACAGATTTGGATGGTGTCATTACGATTCACTATGAGCAGTTCCTAGGCATGGTATTCAAccttaaaatataa
- the LOC126869077 gene encoding uncharacterized protein LOC126869077: MDSDKNNENNKINISVEMKTTSQKRDEDNMYDTNDTNLMIDNIATDERKPKKKITITVDEDDPCLKQEDKKRHVRFVFPGEDPRFQQQNQTLRCWVMYHDFYRCERTLGEGSDVCTWFKQVFTSICPREWISRWDELRVKDKLI, encoded by the exons atggaTTCTGAtaaaaacaatgaaaataataaaattaatatttcggTTGAAATGAAAACTACTTCTCAAAAAAGAGATGAAGATAATATGTATGATACGAATGATACAAATCTAATGATTGATAATATCGCAACAGATGAAAGAAAACCGAAGAAAAAGATAACTATAACTGTAGACGAAGATGATCCATGTCTTAAACAGGAAGACAAAAAAAGACATGTACGATTTGTATTTCCTGGTGAAGATCCAAG ATTTCAACAACAAAATCAAACATTACGCTGTTGGGTAATGTACCATGATTTCTATCGTTGCGAGCGTACTTTAGGAGAGGGATCAGACGTATGCACTTGGTTTAAACAAGTCTTTACATCTATATGTCCAAGGGAATGGATTAGTCGATGGGATGAACTTAGGGTTAAGGACAAATTAATCTAa
- the LOC126869066 gene encoding dolichyl-phosphate beta-glucosyltransferase isoform X2 has product MIPLGHLLLYAILFAVICIIVFSIILFIITKPYPEIWQDEKEKYFFNPKTKKTEAFPSLYEKWSVHLSVIVPAYNEEQRLPVMLDECLEYLENRSKNGCTYEVIIVSDGSSDKTVDIAHQYALKYDNIRVLNLVKNRGKGGAVRLGILSARGSVILFADADGATKFTDLKKLDDSLKNILGLWFWGVRGIRDTQCGFKLITRESARVVFQALHVERWAFDVEMLYIARILNIPIIEIPVNWTEIEGSKIVPFWSWLQMGKDLFFIWYKYRIGAWKIKRSKQT; this is encoded by the exons atgatACCGTTAGGGCATTTACTTCTTTATGCTATTTTATTTGCAGTAATATGTATAATTGTG ttttctataatattatttataataacgAAACCATATCCAGAAATATGGCAAGATGAGAAGGAAAAGTACTTTTTCAATccaaaaacgaaaaaaacaGAAGCTTTTCCGTCTTTATATGAAAAATGGAGCGTACATTTAAGTGTTATAGTACCAGCTTATAATGAAGAGCAAAGAT tgcCAGTAATGTTAGATGAGTGTTTGGAATATTTGGAAAACCGTTCAAAAAATGGGTGTACTTATGAAGTGATTATAGTTAGCGATGGAAGTTCAGATAAAACTGTGGATATTGCTCATCAGTATGCATTAAAATATGATAACATTAGAGTATTAAATCTTGTTAAAAACAGAGGGAAAGGTGGGGCAGTAAGACTG gGTATATTAAGTGCAAGAGGGAGCGTAATATTATTTGCAGATGCTGATGGTGCTACTAAGTTTAcagatttaaaaaagttagatgatagtttgaaaaatatattaggaT TGTGGTTTTGGGGAGTCAGAGGTATTAGGGATACACAGTGTGGTTTTAAACTTATAACACGTGAATCTGCAAGAGTTGTATTTCAAGCTCTACATGTTGAACGTTGGGCATTTGATGTAGAAATGTTATATATTGCAAGAATTCTAAACATTCCTATTATTGAGATTCCTGTGAATTGGACAGAAATTGAAGGATCCAAAATAGTCCCTTTCTGGAGTTGGTTACAAATGGgtaaagatttatttttcatttggtATAAGTATAGAATTGGGgcatggaaaataaaaagatctaaaCAAACGTAA